CAAGCAAACTCAGCCTCTTATTCACCTCACAGTGTGCCATGTGTGAGGTGTTACGGAAATAGGGAGAAAATACCTGACTTGAATATTTTGGACATCGAAGAGCTCATTTGGCCATTTTAAAcaccttttttctcctcctggcCTCAGATAAATTCTcctttacattttgtttaccAAACTGTTTATTGCAccattgtatgtttttttttaatcctcttaAATTGACAGTGAAGAAACGCACAAACATCTATTTTACAGCAAAGCTCtactttgtttctgctgcaaaaAAAGTACGAAACAATCAACTAGTActccaacacaacacaacaaactaATGATCAATATTTGGTTGCACACCACATGTGGTAGCTTAACTAAACAAGATATCAGTGGTGCTGATATCAAGCACCTTTTCAACATCCCATTTCTAAACCTCTCCATTTGCGCAGATTTCAAATATGTTAATAAACCATTCACAACATAATGAGCAGTTGGTAATCATTTTTGTACTCATGTTGTGATATAAACTCCCCTAAACATGCTTTTGTGTGCAAAGTTACCAACAAGTCACGTCGGGTATAAAGTAAATTCAAAAGTGGAAGGATCTTTATTTACACAAGCAGTGGCAACATCAGTTCTTTTGTAACAGCAACAAATATTTCTCACTTCCATTTTCAGTAGTTGTGGCTCTTATGAGGCAACAGTGGCTTTTACAACACCTGGACACTTGAGAAACAGTTAAAATAATAACGTGTGCAAATGTGCTATGTCCCCTCGCATTTATCCATCAGGTTTAAATTAAAGCAACTTTGAAAAAATGGTAATTGACATAAGAGTGAGACAAATAATTTCGTGAGTCCAGTCTGTGTCTGTTGTAGGTGAGATGGAGTCCGACACTTACGTGGATTTTCAGAATTCGTGGTTATGTGAGGTGACCattgtgacctttttttttttttttatgaatctGGGTCACCTCAAATCTCTCAGCAACCTTTATGTCATCTCCATCTGAATTTACAGGACAGTGGGTTAGTAGGtcccactcagacacacacagtacaagATTTCACTCGATAAAATGGCACAATGTGCAATCTGTTGCTTTCATTACCCTTAAATtatacaattacattttattttttgtaaaattcaCAAATCTTTATCTGCCCTCGATTGTCCAAACATGTCTGAGAATGAAGCATGTAAAAATAGGACCttatgtgtatatttatttgttCGAAGAGGGACCCCTCGCATTCAAACCCAATGacttttaaactaatttaattttACCTGAATGTGTTTCAGCAAATTGAACACAAAATGGTTTAATTGCTAATTAGTTACAAACTGCAGTGACTGTATCGTAGAGTTAAAGTGCCATACAGGAATAAAATCTGTGTCCCACATTTTTTGTGGCAGTACAAGTAGGCCACTAGATGAATATAATTGTTATTCAGTCAACAATGTGACAAATATTTCACCTTTTCATGTACTGATCCAGCCCAATTGCTCGCAGTCTTACATGAGCATTCAGTATGTGTTACGAAATCCACCTCCATGTGACAGTACAATAACATGGTATCAGTTAACCTGGCTCATTCAATAAAGCAAGATTTGCTCTGTTAAAGCATCACTAGCCCAATTTAGAAGGTGTAGTTACATCAGCAGTACAACAATCTGAACGCATTTTAAAGTTAGTTTTAGTTATGTATATAATTGTGTATAAATCACTATTAGACACCTGTGGGACACACAAAGAACCAAAGGTGCTGAATAAAATGTCGTTGCaggttttgtgtgtatgtaggcGCACTTCTCTTTTTATTCATAGTTCCTCATCACATCAGTAGCTTTAGTCTTTGTTTCATAAtactcaagaaaaaaaaaaaagccacacaaACCCaaactttcttttcttcttataTTTTATTGTGAGCATATAACATCTGAACAtagaatattttaaataatatgtgTAGGAGGacttatcaaagataattaatacaTTCTATGACAGCGATAGAGGAATGGgtgtagagtgtgtatgtgCCGCCTCTAGCCAGCAGTAGGTAGTAGTGTTATGCGCAGGCCGAGATAGGGTGGCTGAGGCCACTGAAGTAAGACTTTTCTCGCTCGCTCATCAGCTCAAAGTGCAGCGGCTGCTGGCAGAAGGTGCACTCTCCCGATGAGTGGGGCTTCAGCTCCAGGCCAACCTCCTTCCATGTGTGCACCAGCCTCTCTATTAGGGAAAAAACATAAGAGAGTGGAGGCCAAGTTAACCCTTATTACCAACAGAAAGCTGCATTCAGTTACACACTTCATTAAGTTGCTGAAGTTTAGCAACCAACTTGAGTGTAAACAAGTTTAacctgggggaaaaaaagcgcACATCTCCAACACTACTGGGGGGTGTTTAAATGTCCGACAGAGCTGAACCACATTAAAAAGACTACTGGATTTTCTTACCAACAAAGTATTTCATCATCTCAGGGGTGTGGTGAGGCGTCGGGGCAATACGCAGAAGCTCATCGCCCCTGGCAACGGTGGGATAGTTGATGGCCTGCACGTAGATGTTGTGGCGACTCATCATGAGGTCACAcacttctgtatttttctctgcGTTTGATACctagaaataataacaaaagaCATAGGTGATGATTAGAATGGAGCCATTTAGGAGTTTTTGATTGTAACATGACTAAagtactctctctgtgtcagatTTCATGTTGTTAGGCAATAAATCCAATAATAAAATACCCGGATTGGGATGATGTGGCTGGGGCAGTGCACCACAGGCAGCCCTGAGTCCATCAGCATTTGTCTGAGCAGCTTGACGTTGCGCTGGTGTTTACGTCTTAGTGTGCGGCCTTCTTCCCCTTTAAGAACCTGGATGGACTCCTTGGCTCCGGCTAACAGCATTGGTGGCAGAGACGTGGTGAAGATGAAACCAGCGGCGTAAGAACGCACCATGTCCACCAGAGCAGCTGTACTTGCTATGTAGCCGCCCACACAGCCGAAGGCCTTGCCTGGGGAAAGACATGACATATAAGTGGTTATTCTTAAATCTGGTTAATTGCTACACCTACAGAGACTCAGATCTGTATCATATCAGCAAAGATCCTTGTTTAACCAGTCACTACATTATGCTAAGTGGTCTATGCAAAATCCTCCCACTGTAATCTCACAAAAACTCGATCATCCTGAAATGGCAGTTGCAGCAGTGCAGGGGCTCTGGAGCTCTCTGTTAGAAGTGATTGTCCCCTCAGCTTGACAGCGACACACAGACGGAGAGTAATTCAATTCAAGAGCGGAACAAGAGCCCACAGTCTCCTAGCAACAACCGAGCCGCTCCAGCTTCTTTAAGCCCTCTGGCATATTGTGTGACATGTATGAGGCCTGATCCTGAGCATTAACAGCATAACAGAGAACTAGGCCATTCCCTCTAGCTGATAGTAACTATTTTGAgatagataaaagaaaaaaatacagcaaaatataaaatggaaaaaatacgGACACAACTCGCCCGAAGTGTGAACTATAAATGGTTCACGTAATCAAGAACGTTTTGTAGAATCTTTGTCAGAATATCACCAGAAACTGGTTTTAGTTGGGATTACATGCTGACCTAGTGTCCCTGAGACGATATCCATCTTGTGCATGATGCCGTCCCTGTCTCCGATGCCTCCTCCTCTGGCGCCGTACAGGCCAACGGCGTGAACCTCGTCTACGAAGGTGATGGCGCCAAACTCATGGGCCACATTGCACATCTCCTCCAGCGGACACACAGCAcctgtgttacagaaatatgaTTTAGCCATTAGCCAAAATACATGCGACAAATACGCAACTGTAGTCTGACCCCACATCTATGAAATACATTTCCTTTGTTAGACGTCTGTTAAGTAAATAAAGTTGATTGAATGCTGGTTCTTGTGCAACTAATTGTGTAGCTCTAATTGACATTCACGACAATGtaataaaaaagttttataaatgctttaaaaaaatgtaagtaaTGGGAAACACAACTAACCATCCATGGAATGGACGGTTTCAAAGGCCACGATCTTTGGTTTTGTGGGGTCTCCCTTCTGTAGAAGCTCTCGGAGGTGAGGAACGTCATTATGGCGGAAAATGAATTTCTTCGCACCACTGTTCCTGATACCCTGGATCATTGAGGCGTGGTTGCCGGCGTCAGAGTAGATTTCACAACCTAAAAttgttcagaaaaaaagaagggtTAGCATCAAAGTGACTTAGTTCAATGCATATACGGCGCACGTTATTTAGTGACTAATTATAAACGCACAGAAATGTTGGATTGATTGTAAACATGTAGACATTTTTTGTTTACCAGGCAGCATCTTGGCGAGGGTGAAGAGGGTGGAGTCATTGGCAACAAAGCAGGAGGTGAAGAGCAGTGCGGCGTCCTTCTTATGAAGGTCAGCCAGTTCTTGTTCCAGCTCCACGTGGAATTTACTGGTCCCGGAGATGTTTCTCGTGCCTCCCGCCCCTGAACCATGCTTTCGTAAAGTATCCCTAGAAATAGAagacaaaacagacaacaaattgtttttgttgttttgttggtaC
This region of Pempheris klunzingeri isolate RE-2024b chromosome 2, fPemKlu1.hap1, whole genome shotgun sequence genomic DNA includes:
- the alas1 gene encoding 5-aminolevulinate synthase, non-specific, mitochondrial gives rise to the protein MDVIVRRCPFLARVPQAFLQQTKTSLMPFAQRCPIMMELASKPMAPSMARALCSSSSSSHQKTTEDTMSANEGPKKEGESKLPAGHPMPPSGQAVASKCPFLAAEMGQKNSSVVRQVGMEFQEDVQEVRTVHKEVSPNQLMKSPLASTMKGSGEEQTSLMKTLLKQRPKRVSHLLQDNLPGSMSHFHYDDFFEKKIVEKKNDHTYRVFKTVNRLANEFPMAEDFTGSLEEKREVSVWCSNDYLGMSRHPRVVQSIMDTLRKHGSGAGGTRNISGTSKFHVELEQELADLHKKDAALLFTSCFVANDSTLFTLAKMLPGCEIYSDAGNHASMIQGIRNSGAKKFIFRHNDVPHLRELLQKGDPTKPKIVAFETVHSMDGAVCPLEEMCNVAHEFGAITFVDEVHAVGLYGARGGGIGDRDGIMHKMDIVSGTLGKAFGCVGGYIASTAALVDMVRSYAAGFIFTTSLPPMLLAGAKESIQVLKGEEGRTLRRKHQRNVKLLRQMLMDSGLPVVHCPSHIIPIRVSNAEKNTEVCDLMMSRHNIYVQAINYPTVARGDELLRIAPTPHHTPEMMKYFVERLVHTWKEVGLELKPHSSGECTFCQQPLHFELMSEREKSYFSGLSHPISACA